One window of the Lepeophtheirus salmonis chromosome 7, UVic_Lsal_1.4, whole genome shotgun sequence genome contains the following:
- the LOC121122058 gene encoding uncharacterized protein, which yields MKCLGLFIFAILLALSTGAPGYGHHGGHNGSYHGGHHGGHRGGYYKRSTPEEEVENEDALSLEKSEATPEEDESAIIHIEKRSAEPSYGGGHHHGGHHHHGGHHKGYSSSHGSAYVKVYHSGHGHHHHGSHHHGGHHHGGHHHGGHHHGGYHKRSAEPGYGGHTHGGYGHKGYGHNHGSYKFGYDYGWKSHHHGHYGGHHGSYGHHGHHGH from the exons atgaagtGTTTG GGACTATTTATTTTCGCAATACTTTTGGCCCTAAGCACTGGTGCTCCAGGATATGGTCACCATGGTGGACATAACGGTAGCTATCATGGAGGGCACCATGGTGGACATCGCGGAGGTTACTACAAAAGATCTACCCCAGAAGAAGAAGTAGAGAATGAAGATGCACTTAGCCTAGAAAAGAGTGAAGCTACTCCTGAAGAAGATGAGTCCGCCATAATCCACATAGAAAAAAGATCAGCTGAGCCAAGCTATGGAGGAGGGCATCACCATGGAGGACATCATCATCATGGAGGTCATCACAAAGGATATAGTAGCAGTCATGGATCTGCATATGTCAAAGTCTACCACAGCGGACATGGACATCATCATCACGGAAGTCATCATCACGGTGGTCATCATCATGGAGGTCATCATCACGGAGGTCATCATCATGGAGGATACCACAAGAGATCTGCTGAACCTGGCTATGGTGGACATACACATGGTGGTTACGGTCATAAAGGCTATGGGCATAATCACGGTTCCTACAAGTTTGGCTACGACTATGGATGGAAATCCCATCATCACGGACATTATGGAGGTCATCATGGTAGCTATGGGCATCATGGACATCATGGGCACTAA